A window of the Virgibacillus pantothenticus genome harbors these coding sequences:
- the ahrC gene encoding transcriptional regulator AhrC/ArgR, which produces MSKIQRHIKIRELITNNEIETQDELVDRLKNLGYNVTQATVSRDIKELHLVKVATTNGTYKYSLPADQRFNPLDKLKRLVMDAFVKIDYASHFIILKTLPGNAHAVGALIDQLDWEEIMGTICGDDTCLIICRTEADAIAIKERFIEML; this is translated from the coding sequence ATGAGCAAAATACAACGTCATATAAAAATTCGAGAATTAATAACAAATAATGAAATTGAAACACAGGATGAGCTTGTAGATCGATTGAAAAATCTAGGATATAACGTGACGCAAGCAACTGTTTCTAGAGACATCAAAGAGCTACATTTAGTAAAGGTAGCAACAACAAATGGGACATATAAATACAGCTTGCCTGCAGACCAACGCTTTAATCCGTTAGATAAATTAAAGCGTTTAGTCATGGACGCATTTGTGAAAATTGATTATGCAAGCCATTTTATCATATTAAAAACATTGCCTGGTAATGCTCATGCTGTCGGTGCTTTAATCGATCAGTTAGATTGGGAAGAAATCATGGGGACCATTTGTGGAGATGATACCTGCTTAATTATATGCAGAACAGAAGCAGATGCAATAGCGATAAAAGAGCGTTTTATAGAGATGCTGTAA
- a CDS encoding exodeoxyribonuclease VII small subunit — MAEKELTFEEAMQQLEQVVEKLETGDVPLEKAITYYQDGMKLSKLCTEKLNQVEEKMTKIMNEQGDLEPFPMQEEE, encoded by the coding sequence ATGGCTGAGAAGGAATTAACTTTTGAAGAAGCAATGCAGCAACTGGAGCAAGTTGTAGAAAAATTAGAAACAGGGGATGTCCCTTTAGAAAAAGCAATTACCTATTATCAAGATGGAATGAAGTTATCTAAGCTATGTACGGAAAAATTAAATCAAGTGGAAGAAAAAATGACAAAAATTATGAATGAGCAGGGAGATTTGGAACCATTCCCGATGCAGGAGGAAGAATAA
- the xseA gene encoding exodeoxyribonuclease VII large subunit — translation MKDNYLTVTALTRYIKRKMDTDPHLRQVWLRGEISNFKHHSRGHMYLTIKDDHSRIQAVMFAGNNRMLKFIPENGMNVLIKGEISVFEAYGQYQLYIQHMEPDGIGALYVAYEQLKEKLQQQGYFDEKYKQEIPHLPNKIGIITSPTGAAVKDIITTIKRRYPIVDLTILPVLVQGEAAARSIKQAIETANEIGDFDLLIVGRGGGSIEELWSFNEEIVAKAIFESTIPIISAVGHETDTTISDYVADLRAPTPTGAAELAVPSRQELIEKIETLKRIAMKDMQEKLKQQQQHLARLKQAYAFRYPYQLLKQKEQELDANMEQLKKGITAKLAESQQRYQYLRARFTVQQPGKQIERAKQQLQQFIKQQHVLMKQLHTEKARSLYNEMNKLSLLNPLEIMKRGFSIPYTNSGQIIKSVHAVERGDRISLRVADGQLRCQITEVEEEKRNG, via the coding sequence GTGAAGGATAATTATTTAACTGTTACAGCATTAACGAGGTACATTAAACGAAAAATGGATACAGACCCACATTTACGCCAAGTATGGCTACGTGGTGAAATATCGAACTTCAAACACCATTCCAGAGGGCATATGTACTTAACCATTAAAGATGATCACTCACGGATTCAGGCGGTTATGTTTGCAGGAAATAATCGAATGTTAAAGTTTATTCCAGAAAACGGTATGAATGTGTTGATAAAAGGGGAAATTAGCGTCTTTGAAGCTTATGGACAATATCAGCTTTACATTCAGCATATGGAACCGGATGGGATTGGCGCATTGTATGTAGCTTACGAGCAGTTGAAAGAAAAGCTACAACAGCAAGGATACTTTGACGAGAAATATAAACAAGAGATCCCTCATTTACCTAATAAAATTGGCATTATCACTTCACCAACAGGAGCGGCTGTAAAAGATATTATTACAACAATTAAACGTCGCTATCCCATCGTTGATTTGACGATTTTACCAGTATTAGTACAGGGAGAAGCAGCTGCCAGATCAATTAAACAGGCGATTGAAACAGCGAATGAAATCGGTGATTTTGATTTGCTGATTGTTGGCAGAGGTGGAGGTTCCATTGAAGAACTGTGGAGCTTTAACGAAGAAATAGTAGCAAAGGCTATTTTCGAGTCAACAATCCCAATTATTTCTGCAGTAGGACACGAAACGGATACAACTATCAGTGATTATGTCGCAGATTTACGCGCCCCCACACCTACTGGGGCTGCTGAATTGGCTGTTCCATCGAGGCAAGAGTTAATTGAGAAAATAGAAACGCTAAAACGGATAGCGATGAAAGATATGCAAGAGAAGCTTAAGCAGCAACAACAGCATTTGGCTAGACTAAAACAGGCGTACGCTTTTCGTTATCCATATCAATTGCTAAAACAAAAAGAGCAAGAACTGGATGCCAACATGGAGCAACTGAAAAAGGGTATCACAGCAAAATTGGCAGAGAGCCAACAGCGTTATCAGTATTTACGGGCTCGTTTTACCGTCCAGCAGCCAGGAAAGCAAATAGAAAGAGCGAAACAGCAGCTTCAACAGTTCATAAAGCAACAGCATGTATTGATGAAACAATTACATACAGAAAAGGCTCGATCGCTTTATAATGAAATGAATAAATTAAGTTTGCTTAACCCATTAGAAATCATGAAAAGAGGTTTTTCCATTCCTTATACAAATTCGGGGCAGATTATAAAATCTGTACATGCTGTTGAACGAGGGGATAGAATTTCATTACGCGTTGCAGATGGACAGCTGAGATGTCAGATTACAGAAGTAGAGGAGGAGAAGCGAAATGGCTGA
- the recN gene encoding DNA repair protein RecN — protein MLTELSIQDFAIINKLSITFHEGLTVLTGETGAGKSIIIDAVQLLAGGRGSVEFVRHGAKKADIEGLFIIEDESHPVYNVCQQYGIECQDHQLVLRRTMTANGKSICRVNSKLVTLAILREFGKTLIDIHSQHETQSLMDPEQHIELLDLYQPELMNKAKDEYFKLYDQLSNLKNRYRKLSENEQETAQRLDLLQFQLRELEQAQLQPNEDEQLEEERNTLANYERIYSALQLAYNSLYGEQKGLDWVNQAQIALQDNSKFDSSIAEKAEEIANYYFGLEELTYDLGNLIESLQYNPERLNEIEARLSEINRLKKKYGPSVSEMLTYMAKIEEEIEQINNKDSHLSKLEEQIKEKAKDAFLEAQELHDIRQAAAKALTKEIHEELKDLYLDKAQFKVDFAKNKLDQREELDKHLHKNGLDHVTFLISTNPGEPLKPLNKVASGGELSRIMLSLKKIFAKHQGVTSVIFDEVDTGVSGRVAQAIAEKIYHISQESQVLCITHLPQVAAMADTHKLIEKEVTDHRTSTSVHELTPELQINELARMITGTKLTETAVDHGREMLEMAIQFKSKEHNL, from the coding sequence GTGCTTACGGAATTATCAATTCAGGATTTTGCGATTATAAACAAGCTTTCCATCACTTTTCACGAAGGTTTAACGGTATTGACAGGTGAAACTGGTGCAGGGAAATCGATTATTATCGATGCGGTTCAATTGCTCGCAGGAGGAAGAGGCTCCGTTGAATTTGTTCGGCACGGTGCCAAGAAAGCAGATATTGAAGGGTTGTTTATTATCGAGGATGAGTCGCATCCAGTTTATAACGTTTGCCAACAGTACGGTATCGAATGTCAAGATCATCAGCTTGTGCTAAGACGAACAATGACTGCAAATGGGAAAAGTATTTGCCGTGTGAATAGCAAATTAGTGACGTTAGCCATTCTCCGTGAATTTGGAAAAACATTAATTGACATCCATAGCCAGCACGAGACACAATCACTAATGGATCCAGAGCAGCATATTGAGTTGTTAGATTTATATCAGCCCGAATTAATGAACAAGGCTAAAGACGAATACTTTAAACTATACGATCAGTTATCCAATTTGAAAAATCGTTATCGGAAATTAAGTGAAAACGAGCAAGAGACAGCGCAACGATTAGACCTGCTACAATTTCAATTACGAGAACTGGAACAAGCTCAACTGCAACCAAATGAGGACGAACAGCTGGAAGAAGAAAGGAATACCTTGGCAAATTATGAACGAATTTATTCAGCCTTGCAACTAGCCTATAATTCCCTTTATGGGGAACAAAAAGGTCTTGATTGGGTTAACCAAGCTCAAATTGCCTTGCAGGATAACAGTAAGTTCGATTCCTCGATTGCAGAAAAAGCCGAAGAGATAGCCAATTATTATTTCGGTTTAGAGGAGCTTACTTATGATTTGGGAAATCTAATTGAATCGTTACAATATAACCCCGAGCGTTTAAATGAGATTGAAGCTCGCCTAAGCGAAATCAATCGACTAAAGAAAAAGTATGGTCCTTCGGTGTCTGAAATGCTGACATATATGGCAAAAATTGAAGAAGAAATCGAGCAAATTAACAATAAAGATTCTCACTTATCGAAGCTAGAAGAACAAATCAAAGAAAAAGCGAAAGATGCTTTTTTGGAAGCTCAGGAGTTGCATGACATACGTCAAGCAGCTGCAAAGGCTTTAACGAAAGAAATTCATGAGGAGTTAAAGGATCTTTATTTAGATAAGGCTCAATTTAAAGTTGATTTTGCGAAAAATAAGCTGGATCAACGAGAAGAATTGGATAAGCACTTGCATAAAAATGGATTGGATCATGTAACCTTTTTGATCTCTACAAATCCAGGCGAGCCTCTAAAGCCATTAAATAAAGTTGCTTCTGGAGGAGAACTGTCACGGATTATGTTGAGCTTAAAAAAAATATTTGCCAAACATCAAGGAGTCACAAGTGTAATTTTTGATGAAGTTGATACTGGTGTTAGTGGACGTGTAGCACAAGCAATTGCGGAGAAAATATATCACATTTCTCAGGAGTCACAGGTTTTATGTATTACTCATCTTCCACAAGTAGCTGCAATGGCTGATACCCATAAACTAATTGAAAAAGAAGTGACGGATCATCGAACATCTACCAGTGTTCATGAATTAACTCCGGAACTGCAGATAAATGAACTAGCTCGTATGATTACGGGAACGAAGCTTACGGAAACAGCAGTGGATCATGGTCGGGAAATGTTAGAAATGGCAATCCAATTTAAATCAAAAGAGCATAATTTATAG
- the nusB gene encoding transcription antitermination factor NusB: protein MNRHEARKKALQILFSLDINDMQPIHEMEHLDEHVKKDAFLNMLVNGVVHYKAEIDAMISAKLKNWSLDRIASVEKAILRIAVYEMQYVDDIPISVSINEAIELANTFGDEQSGKFINGVLSRINE from the coding sequence ATGAATAGACATGAAGCAAGAAAAAAGGCATTGCAAATTTTATTTTCTCTTGACATTAATGATATGCAACCCATCCATGAAATGGAGCATTTAGATGAGCACGTAAAGAAGGATGCCTTTTTAAATATGCTTGTTAATGGTGTAGTGCATTATAAAGCGGAAATTGATGCAATGATCAGTGCAAAACTAAAGAATTGGAGCTTGGATCGAATTGCTTCTGTAGAAAAAGCAATTCTTCGTATTGCAGTATATGAAATGCAGTATGTAGACGATATTCCTATAAGTGTTTCTATCAACGAAGCAATTGAATTAGCCAATACGTTTGGAGATGAACAATCCGGGAAATTTATTAATGGTGTTTTATCACGGATAAATGAATAG
- the folD gene encoding bifunctional methylenetetrahydrofolate dehydrogenase/methenyltetrahydrofolate cyclohydrolase FolD yields MTAEIIDGKALSFELKEKMKQEVADLKTVGIHPQLTVVLVGDHPASRSYVNGKKKACDETGIGSRIIELPKTVSESELLAHIHTLNNDPQVHGILVQLPLPDHISEQMVIETISPEKDVDGFHPVSIGRMMTGMDTFLSCTPYGIITMLRSKNIPIEGKHAVVIGRSNIVGKPVAQLLINEDATVTTCHSKTKHLHQYTQTADILVVAVGKAHAIDASYIKEGATVIDVGINRLEDGSLTGDVDFQSVKEKAAYLTPVPRGVGPMTITMLLKNTIKAAKGLENREG; encoded by the coding sequence TTGACAGCAGAAATCATTGATGGAAAAGCATTGTCTTTCGAGTTAAAGGAGAAAATGAAGCAGGAAGTAGCTGATTTAAAAACAGTTGGTATCCATCCCCAACTTACTGTAGTACTTGTCGGAGACCACCCTGCTTCTAGATCCTATGTGAATGGGAAGAAAAAAGCTTGCGATGAAACAGGAATAGGTTCCCGAATTATCGAATTACCGAAAACGGTTAGCGAATCGGAACTTCTTGCCCATATACATACACTAAATAACGATCCTCAAGTACATGGAATATTAGTCCAATTGCCACTTCCTGACCATATAAGTGAGCAAATGGTGATTGAAACTATATCCCCTGAAAAAGATGTAGATGGATTTCATCCAGTGAGTATTGGGAGAATGATGACGGGAATGGATACATTTTTATCTTGTACGCCATACGGCATCATAACCATGCTACGTTCAAAAAATATCCCGATTGAAGGAAAGCATGCTGTTGTGATTGGCAGAAGTAATATTGTAGGTAAACCAGTAGCGCAATTGCTCATCAATGAAGATGCTACTGTAACGACCTGCCATTCTAAAACCAAACATCTCCATCAGTACACTCAAACAGCTGATATTCTTGTGGTGGCTGTAGGAAAAGCCCATGCCATTGATGCTAGCTATATTAAAGAAGGGGCAACAGTGATTGATGTGGGAATTAACCGTCTAGAAGATGGATCATTAACAGGAGATGTGGATTTCCAATCGGTAAAGGAGAAAGCAGCATATCTTACTCCGGTTCCTCGGGGGGTAGGGCCAATGACCATAACCATGCTATTAAAAAACACGATAAAAGCTGCAAAAGGGCTTGAGAACCGTGAAGGATAA
- a CDS encoding TlyA family RNA methyltransferase encodes MSKKRLDVLLVEKSLAPTREKAKRLIMAGQVFAEQERLDKPGMQIDESTHLTVKGKLFPYVGRGGLKLEKALREFSIMVKDKIVMDIGSSTGGFTDCALQNGAALCYAIDVGYNQLDWKLRNDNRVIVMERTNFRYVTLDMLEHGKPNFASIDVSFISLRLLLPVLKMLMKDNSDIVALVKPQFEAGKEQVGKKGIVRDRHVHQSVIRQMIDFAEREEYQVLGLTFSPITGGDGNIEFLLHLGWKKHETSQQFSDQDIENLVSKAHEELIRKTNKN; translated from the coding sequence ATGAGTAAAAAAAGACTAGATGTATTGCTAGTGGAAAAATCACTTGCACCGACAAGAGAAAAGGCGAAGCGATTAATTATGGCTGGACAAGTCTTTGCTGAACAAGAGAGATTGGATAAACCAGGTATGCAAATTGATGAATCCACCCATTTAACGGTTAAAGGCAAGCTGTTTCCTTATGTTGGACGTGGAGGATTGAAGCTTGAAAAAGCATTAAGAGAGTTTTCAATAATGGTAAAAGATAAAATTGTCATGGATATTGGTTCATCTACTGGTGGTTTTACAGATTGTGCTTTGCAAAATGGCGCTGCATTATGTTATGCGATTGATGTCGGCTATAATCAGCTTGATTGGAAGTTGAGAAACGATAATCGGGTTATTGTGATGGAACGAACGAATTTTCGTTATGTTACGCTAGATATGCTCGAGCATGGAAAACCAAACTTTGCTTCTATCGATGTTTCTTTTATTTCTTTGCGGTTACTTTTGCCTGTATTAAAGATGCTAATGAAAGACAATAGTGATATAGTGGCACTTGTTAAACCGCAATTTGAAGCAGGAAAAGAGCAAGTTGGCAAGAAGGGTATTGTTCGTGATCGTCACGTTCATCAATCTGTTATCAGACAAATGATTGATTTTGCAGAACGGGAAGAGTATCAAGTGTTAGGCTTAACTTTTTCCCCAATAACTGGTGGAGATGGCAATATTGAATTTTTGCTACACTTAGGCTGGAAAAAACATGAAACATCACAACAATTTTCGGATCAAGACATAGAAAACTTAGTCTCAAAAGCACATGAAGAATTGATACGAAAAACGAATAAAAATTAA
- a CDS encoding aspartate kinase, which translates to MKVAKFGGSSVASAKQIKKVADIIKMDLQKKFIVVSAPGKRYKTDQKITDMLIELWDAHEQGTSVYQYIDPIMRRFAEIIEQLELSASILDEIKQTIENQLHNDANPTERLDALKAVGEDSSAKILSAYLASCGLNARYLNPHDAGVTVSDDPGNAKILPASFKKIYSLRSTKEILVIPGFFGYTKEGKLITFSRGGSDITGSIIAAGIKADVYENYTDVDSVYAVNPSIVNNPKKITTLTYKEMRELSYAGFSVFHDEALIPAYREEIPVCIKNTNNPQAPGTLIVSEKKPSEKCVVGIASDTGFCSIYISKYLMNREIGFGRKVFSILEDEGISFEHAPSGIDDLSIIIREKHLPLEKEKQVLKRIQKELRPDLISIHRNLAMIMIVGEGLVRTIGVAQKATSAISSANVNIEMINQGSSEVSMMFGIKAEDLEKAVQSLYAAFFVK; encoded by the coding sequence GTGAAAGTAGCAAAATTTGGAGGAAGCTCTGTCGCTAGTGCAAAACAGATAAAAAAGGTAGCCGATATTATCAAGATGGACCTCCAAAAGAAATTTATTGTCGTTTCCGCACCTGGAAAACGATACAAAACGGATCAAAAAATAACGGATATGTTAATTGAACTATGGGATGCCCACGAACAAGGCACTTCTGTATACCAATATATAGATCCTATTATGCGAAGATTTGCTGAAATTATCGAACAGCTAGAGTTATCTGCTTCTATTTTAGATGAGATTAAACAAACCATTGAAAATCAGTTACATAATGATGCTAATCCTACAGAAAGGCTGGATGCATTAAAAGCTGTTGGCGAAGATAGTTCAGCTAAAATTCTGAGCGCATACCTTGCTTCTTGTGGCTTAAATGCTCGCTATTTGAATCCGCACGATGCTGGTGTGACGGTAAGCGATGATCCGGGAAATGCAAAGATCTTGCCAGCAAGCTTTAAAAAAATTTATAGCTTACGATCAACAAAAGAAATTTTAGTTATTCCTGGATTTTTTGGCTATACAAAAGAAGGTAAATTAATTACTTTCTCGCGTGGAGGTTCTGATATTACTGGTTCCATTATTGCTGCAGGTATTAAAGCAGATGTATATGAAAATTATACTGATGTAGACTCCGTTTATGCAGTTAATCCGTCCATTGTAAACAACCCTAAGAAAATTACTACGCTCACTTATAAAGAAATGCGCGAATTATCTTACGCGGGATTTTCAGTGTTTCATGATGAAGCGCTCATCCCAGCTTATCGCGAGGAAATACCTGTATGTATTAAAAATACGAACAATCCTCAAGCTCCTGGAACATTAATTGTTTCTGAGAAAAAGCCAAGCGAGAAGTGTGTTGTCGGGATTGCTAGTGACACAGGATTTTGCAGTATATACATTAGTAAGTATTTAATGAATCGGGAAATTGGTTTTGGTCGAAAAGTATTTTCTATCTTAGAAGATGAAGGTATTTCTTTTGAGCATGCACCATCAGGTATAGATGATTTGTCGATCATTATTCGTGAAAAGCATTTACCTCTTGAAAAAGAGAAGCAAGTATTGAAACGCATTCAAAAAGAACTACGACCGGACCTAATTTCAATTCATCGCAATTTGGCTATGATCATGATTGTTGGCGAAGGACTTGTACGTACAATTGGCGTTGCTCAAAAAGCCACTTCTGCCATTTCCAGTGCAAATGTGAATATTGAAATGATTAACCAAGGATCCTCAGAAGTTTCCATGATGTTTGGCATTAAAGCAGAAGACCTGGAGAAAGCCGTGCAATCATTATACGCTGCTTTTTTTGTAAAGTAA
- a CDS encoding DUF2627 domain-containing protein, with product MVRIIAIVLLFIPGVVAAIGIKLMRDTLFASFYPIFFHSSIQFIVGLILFLAGLTFIGGFIIHRDRKRQRNQQLKKKCYADGD from the coding sequence ATGGTTCGAATCATAGCTATAGTTCTGTTATTTATTCCTGGCGTGGTTGCAGCAATTGGAATAAAATTGATGAGAGACACATTGTTTGCTTCTTTTTATCCAATATTTTTTCATAGCAGTATCCAATTTATCGTTGGGCTTATTTTATTTTTAGCTGGACTAACCTTTATCGGTGGATTTATTATCCACCGCGATCGAAAACGCCAAAGAAATCAGCAACTGAAAAAAAAATGTTATGCAGATGGGGATTAA
- the spoIVB gene encoding SpoIVB peptidase produces MNLERKHNKIRIGIGLITMIALLAFPFFTQQIIPFKSQPSQAASTSTTDTGAENTAKDLSLAELTGLSFHQAKAEARDDIRIIPGGQSIGVQLQTKGVLVVGHHVVKGKSGGISPGEKADIQVGDVILEIDGKEIKTMNDVKPFVKQAGESNHPLDIKLKRGEKTISTELKPALDKQGKNFQIGLYIRDSAAGIGTMTFYDPNSKKYGALGHVISDMDTKKPIEINNGAIVRSSVTSIEKGNNGIPGEKQATFSPTENKIGSITKNSPFGIFGELNQNLEDARKPMPIAQPHEVQEGPAKILTVLEGEKVEAYDVEIVSSVPQTNAATKGMVIQIKDKELLNKTGGIVQGMSGSPIIQNGKIIGAVTHVFVNDPTSGYGVHIEFMLQEAGINVHKNGASLKKVS; encoded by the coding sequence ATGAATTTGGAAAGAAAGCACAACAAAATACGCATTGGCATAGGCTTAATCACAATGATCGCCCTGCTTGCATTTCCTTTTTTTACGCAACAAATAATTCCATTTAAAAGTCAGCCTTCACAGGCAGCATCTACTTCAACAACTGATACCGGTGCTGAAAATACTGCAAAAGATCTATCACTTGCTGAGCTGACCGGTTTATCTTTCCACCAAGCAAAAGCAGAAGCGCGTGATGATATAAGGATAATTCCTGGTGGTCAATCCATCGGTGTTCAACTACAAACAAAAGGTGTTTTAGTTGTAGGACATCATGTAGTAAAAGGAAAATCAGGCGGTATCTCTCCAGGAGAAAAAGCTGATATTCAGGTGGGAGATGTTATTTTAGAAATTGATGGAAAAGAAATTAAAACAATGAATGATGTTAAACCATTTGTAAAACAAGCAGGGGAGTCGAACCATCCATTGGATATAAAATTAAAACGTGGAGAAAAAACGATCTCCACAGAATTAAAACCTGCATTAGATAAACAAGGGAAAAATTTCCAAATTGGATTGTATATTCGTGATTCAGCAGCTGGAATTGGAACGATGACTTTTTATGATCCAAACTCGAAAAAATATGGTGCGCTAGGTCATGTAATTTCGGATATGGATACGAAAAAGCCGATAGAAATTAACAATGGCGCTATTGTTCGCTCTTCTGTAACGTCGATTGAAAAGGGAAATAATGGAATTCCTGGAGAAAAACAAGCAACATTTTCACCGACAGAAAATAAAATTGGCTCTATTACAAAAAATAGCCCATTTGGCATATTTGGAGAGCTAAATCAAAATTTGGAGGATGCTCGTAAACCAATGCCTATCGCTCAGCCTCATGAAGTGCAAGAAGGTCCTGCAAAAATTTTAACGGTACTTGAGGGAGAAAAGGTTGAAGCATACGATGTAGAAATCGTCAGTAGCGTGCCGCAGACAAATGCAGCAACTAAAGGGATGGTTATTCAAATCAAAGATAAGGAGTTACTGAATAAAACGGGTGGAATTGTACAAGGAATGAGCGGGAGTCCCATTATCCAAAATGGAAAAATTATTGGCGCAGTAACGCATGTGTTCGTTAATGATCCAACGTCTGGCTATGGTGTACACATTGAGTTTATGTTACAAGAAGCTGGTATTAATGTGCATAAAAATGGAGCATCATTAAAAAAGGTAAGCTAA
- the spo0A gene encoding sporulation transcription factor Spo0A, which yields MEKIEICLVDDNRELIKLMEDYFEEQADIEVIGTAFNGRDCLTMLEDMEPDVLVLDIIMPHVDGLAVLNTLRSSGGKTPHVIMLTAFGQEEVMKKAVDLGAAYFILKPFDLDNLAEQIRQVQGTAVYSTGVSKVQRKEKKKQDLEASITNIIHEIGVPAHIKGYMYLREAITMVFNDIELLGSITKVLYPDIAKKYNTTASRVERAIRHAIEVAWSRGNIDSISALFGYTISISKAKPTNSEFIAMVADHLRLEHKAS from the coding sequence GTGGAAAAGATTGAAATTTGTTTAGTGGATGATAATCGTGAATTGATCAAACTAATGGAAGACTATTTTGAAGAGCAGGCGGATATTGAAGTAATTGGGACAGCTTTTAACGGAAGAGACTGTTTAACGATGCTTGAAGACATGGAGCCGGATGTGTTGGTGTTGGATATTATTATGCCTCATGTGGATGGACTTGCTGTGTTAAATACATTGCGTTCTTCAGGAGGAAAAACACCGCATGTCATTATGTTAACAGCTTTTGGTCAGGAAGAAGTAATGAAAAAAGCAGTGGATCTTGGAGCAGCCTATTTTATTTTGAAACCTTTTGACTTAGATAACTTAGCTGAACAAATTAGACAAGTTCAGGGAACTGCAGTTTATTCAACAGGTGTTTCCAAAGTCCAGCGAAAAGAGAAGAAAAAACAGGATTTAGAAGCAAGTATTACTAATATTATTCATGAAATTGGCGTTCCAGCTCATATTAAAGGGTATATGTATTTACGAGAAGCGATTACCATGGTATTTAATGATATTGAGCTCCTTGGTTCGATTACGAAGGTTTTATATCCGGATATAGCTAAGAAATATAACACAACAGCTTCTCGTGTAGAACGGGCAATTCGACATGCTATTGAAGTAGCATGGAGCAGGGGTAACATTGATTCCATATCTGCCTTGTTTGGATATACGATCAGTATTTCCAAAGCAAAACCAACAAATTCAGAGTTTATTGCGATGGTGGCTGACCATCTACGTTTGGAGCATAAAGCAAGCTAG
- a CDS encoding polyprenyl synthetase family protein, translating into MELTMKQYLEEKKQLMDRTLQDYIQSLQIPLALKESMLYSLEAGGKRLRPILLMASYEAFNSDVAVTLSSAAALEMIHTYSLIHDDLPAMDDDDYRRGKLTNHKAFNEATAILAGDALLTYSFELISKDEKLTAVQKADLIALLAEACGPKGMVAGQILDMAAEDKTISLKELEQVHALKTGELLRYAVYAGAYLGGATKEQLNALETFAFYLGLIFQVQDDILDVTGDQAKLGKPVGSDVLNLKSTYPKLLGLDGAMEQKEWYVSKVKEALEKADVANSKLMDLTVYFSQRDH; encoded by the coding sequence GTGGAGCTGACAATGAAGCAGTATTTAGAAGAAAAGAAACAATTAATGGACCGTACGTTACAAGATTATATTCAAAGCTTACAAATTCCTCTTGCGCTGAAGGAGTCCATGCTTTATTCATTGGAAGCTGGCGGGAAACGATTACGTCCAATATTATTGATGGCAAGCTATGAAGCATTTAATTCGGACGTAGCAGTTACTTTAAGCTCAGCTGCTGCACTGGAAATGATTCATACGTATTCTTTAATCCATGATGATTTACCAGCAATGGATGATGACGATTATCGCCGAGGTAAACTTACGAATCATAAAGCTTTTAATGAGGCGACAGCGATATTGGCTGGAGATGCTTTATTGACGTACAGCTTTGAATTAATCAGTAAAGATGAAAAACTGACCGCAGTACAAAAAGCAGATTTAATTGCATTATTAGCTGAGGCGTGTGGTCCGAAGGGAATGGTAGCAGGGCAAATCTTAGATATGGCTGCAGAAGACAAGACGATTTCCTTAAAAGAGCTGGAGCAAGTGCATGCATTAAAAACAGGTGAATTACTTCGATACGCCGTGTATGCAGGTGCATATCTTGGAGGAGCAACAAAGGAACAATTAAACGCATTGGAAACATTTGCTTTTTATTTAGGACTCATTTTTCAAGTGCAGGATGATATACTAGATGTAACCGGCGATCAAGCAAAACTTGGAAAACCTGTAGGCAGTGATGTGCTAAATTTAAAAAGCACGTATCCAAAACTGCTTGGTTTAGATGGAGCGATGGAACAGAAAGAGTGGTATGTATCTAAGGTGAAAGAAGCGCTTGAAAAGGCTGATGTCGCAAACTCCAAATTGATGGATTTAACCGTTTATTTTAGTCAACGAGATCATTAA